In the genome of Halapricum salinum, one region contains:
- a CDS encoding CBS domain-containing protein produces MNVADAMTPREDVVTVEIPGTRDDVLEYLQERTFSSVPVIKETEDGEEFRGIVSRDALIDRPDEDQLALLVEEVPTITADASIQDAARLMVEENERRVPVVDGRLEGIVTITDVIRAIAEGKVEGDVPVGDLARRDVNCVYAGTPLPVAERELSHADVPYGVVLDDESELCGMLTEVDIIDVAQVVEGEADTGESIADDDSDWKWESVKAVGNRYMPTRNVEIPAEPVSEFMTADLLTVNKRRTAKEVARMMLNNDIEQIPLLSGDSLVGIVRDIDLLEALV; encoded by the coding sequence ATGAACGTCGCAGACGCCATGACGCCACGCGAGGACGTCGTGACGGTAGAGATCCCCGGCACCCGAGACGACGTGCTCGAATACCTGCAGGAGCGGACCTTCTCGTCTGTTCCAGTCATCAAGGAAACCGAGGACGGCGAGGAGTTTCGCGGGATCGTCTCCCGCGACGCGCTGATCGACCGACCCGACGAGGACCAGCTCGCGCTGCTGGTCGAGGAGGTCCCGACCATCACCGCCGACGCCTCGATCCAGGACGCCGCGCGCCTGATGGTCGAGGAGAACGAGCGCCGCGTGCCGGTCGTCGACGGCCGACTGGAGGGAATCGTCACGATCACCGACGTCATCCGCGCGATCGCCGAGGGCAAAGTCGAGGGCGACGTGCCGGTCGGCGATCTCGCGCGCCGGGACGTCAACTGCGTCTACGCTGGGACGCCGCTGCCGGTCGCCGAACGCGAGCTTTCGCATGCCGACGTCCCCTACGGCGTCGTGCTCGACGACGAGAGTGAACTCTGCGGCATGCTCACCGAAGTCGACATCATCGACGTCGCCCAGGTCGTCGAAGGCGAAGCCGACACCGGCGAGTCTATCGCCGACGACGACAGCGACTGGAAGTGGGAGAGCGTCAAGGCAGTCGGCAACCGCTACATGCCGACCCGCAACGTCGAGATTCCAGCCGAACCCGTCAGCGAGTTCATGACCGCCGATCTGCTGACCGTCAACAAACGCCGGACGGCCAAGGAAGTCGCCCGGATGATGCTCAACAACGACATCGAACAGATCCCGCTCCTCTCAGGCGATTCCCTCGTAGGCATCGTTCGAGACATCGATCTGCTGGAGGCGCTCGTATGA
- a CDS encoding DUF7556 family protein, with translation MASVEHGSTGDTFILADITRDDAFVTLPLEDAAALPEWR, from the coding sequence ATGGCCTCGGTCGAACACGGTTCCACGGGCGACACGTTCATTCTCGCCGATATCACGCGCGACGACGCCTTCGTAACACTGCCACTCGAAGACGCCGCTGCGCTTCCCGAGTGGCGGTAG
- the serA gene encoding phosphoglycerate dehydrogenase translates to MNVVVTDAVDDAGLARLRQAGHDVETVVDAERGELLEAVAGAHAVIVRSETTVDAELLDAAPELVIVGRAGVGVDNVDVEAATDRGVVVANAPESNVRATAEHTVAMAFATARKIPQGHMQLKDGYWAKSDILGSEFNGKTLGVVGLGRIGQEVAKRLGNLEMDLVAYDPYLSEERARQLGVELVADIETCFRQADFVSLHTPKTAETEQIVDEDLLAELEDGYLINCARGGLVDEAALAEAVEDEILYGAAVDVFEEEPVEPDNPLLGVDDVIVTPHIAASTESAKQNVSISIAEQVIAAFEGNVVSNAVNAPSFGEDVYPTIRPYVELAETAGKIAMQLLGGHVESVEVTYAGELAEETVDVVTASALQGVFAPLEWQANTINAERIAEERGVEVTESKTRQIEDFNSLLTVEVSDGERTVAVESTQFADDDPRIVRIQGHRVEAVPHGHMLVVRNDDTPGVIGFIGTLFGDYDVNIAGMFNGREALGGEALTVYNLDSAPSDELIEELHADERIIETTYISLDNGE, encoded by the coding sequence ATGAACGTCGTAGTCACGGACGCCGTCGACGACGCGGGGCTGGCACGCTTGCGACAGGCCGGCCACGACGTCGAGACGGTCGTCGACGCCGAACGTGGAGAGTTGCTAGAGGCGGTCGCGGGCGCTCACGCGGTGATCGTCCGCTCGGAGACGACCGTCGACGCCGAACTGCTCGATGCGGCACCGGAACTGGTCATCGTCGGGCGGGCGGGCGTCGGGGTGGACAACGTCGACGTCGAGGCCGCGACCGACCGGGGGGTCGTCGTCGCCAACGCACCGGAGAGCAACGTCCGCGCGACTGCCGAGCACACGGTCGCGATGGCCTTCGCCACGGCGCGGAAGATTCCACAGGGCCACATGCAGCTCAAAGACGGCTACTGGGCCAAGAGCGACATCCTCGGGAGCGAGTTCAACGGCAAGACCCTCGGCGTGGTCGGACTGGGCCGGATCGGCCAGGAGGTCGCCAAACGCCTCGGGAATCTGGAGATGGATCTGGTGGCGTACGATCCCTACCTGAGCGAGGAGCGAGCCCGCCAGCTGGGTGTCGAACTGGTCGCGGACATCGAGACGTGCTTCCGGCAAGCCGACTTCGTCTCGCTGCACACGCCAAAGACCGCCGAGACCGAGCAGATCGTCGACGAGGATCTGCTGGCGGAACTCGAAGACGGATACCTCATCAACTGCGCTCGCGGCGGGCTAGTCGACGAGGCAGCACTGGCCGAGGCCGTCGAGGACGAGATCCTCTACGGCGCGGCCGTCGACGTCTTCGAGGAGGAGCCGGTCGAGCCGGACAACCCACTGCTGGGCGTCGACGACGTGATCGTCACGCCGCATATCGCCGCCAGCACCGAGTCCGCGAAACAGAACGTCTCGATCAGCATCGCCGAACAGGTGATCGCTGCCTTCGAAGGAAACGTCGTGAGCAACGCGGTGAACGCGCCGTCGTTCGGTGAGGACGTCTATCCGACGATCCGGCCGTACGTGGAACTGGCCGAGACGGCCGGCAAGATCGCGATGCAGTTGCTGGGCGGCCACGTCGAGAGCGTCGAGGTAACCTACGCTGGCGAACTGGCCGAGGAGACAGTCGACGTCGTCACCGCGAGCGCGCTGCAGGGCGTGTTCGCGCCCCTGGAGTGGCAGGCCAACACGATCAACGCCGAGCGGATCGCCGAGGAGCGCGGTGTCGAGGTCACCGAGTCCAAGACGCGACAGATCGAGGACTTCAACAGCCTGCTGACCGTCGAGGTCAGCGACGGCGAACGCACAGTTGCCGTCGAGAGCACGCAGTTCGCGGACGACGACCCGCGGATCGTCCGCATCCAGGGCCACCGCGTCGAGGCAGTGCCCCACGGCCACATGCTCGTGGTCAGGAACGACGACACACCCGGCGTCATCGGGTTCATTGGGACGCTGTTCGGTGACTACGACGTCAACATCGCCGGCATGTTCAACGGGCGGGAGGCGCTGGGCGGCGAGGCGCTGACGGTGTACAACCTCGATTCGGCGCCGAGCGACGAACTCATCGAGGAGTTGCACGCCGACGAACGGATCATCGAGACGACGTATATCTCGCTGGACAACGGCGAATGA
- a CDS encoding TrmB family transcriptional regulator: protein MDDTDAVETLTRFGLTTYEARVFLGLQKLGNGTASDVAEVTDVPRSQVYGAAESLEERRLLRALQTRPTVYEPVDIETAETRLLEQFEAAGRELFGYLDDVQRAEDEGGEVSEALWTIRGREQVSQRVAELIGDAEDRVLYGAAREPMYDAQIRAALEGATDDGIVPVVMSTSEPFLDELDEKAVQTIHEPDEHIPPSTSRVLMVDDDTLLLGMVTDRGGGDEREIALWSAETTSAAVLMRLIVELFQTDPISLGGA from the coding sequence ATGGACGACACCGACGCTGTCGAGACACTCACACGATTCGGATTGACGACCTACGAAGCACGGGTCTTTCTGGGACTACAGAAACTGGGGAACGGAACCGCAAGCGACGTCGCGGAGGTGACAGACGTCCCGCGCTCGCAGGTGTACGGGGCTGCGGAATCGCTCGAAGAGCGACGACTCCTGCGGGCACTCCAGACCAGACCGACAGTCTACGAGCCGGTCGACATCGAGACGGCCGAGACACGGCTGCTCGAACAGTTCGAGGCTGCAGGCCGGGAGCTGTTCGGCTACCTCGACGACGTCCAGCGAGCCGAAGACGAGGGCGGGGAGGTCAGCGAGGCGCTGTGGACGATCCGCGGTCGCGAGCAGGTCTCCCAGCGGGTCGCCGAGTTGATCGGCGACGCCGAGGATCGAGTCCTCTACGGGGCCGCCCGCGAGCCGATGTACGACGCACAGATCCGCGCAGCGCTAGAGGGGGCCACCGACGACGGCATCGTCCCGGTCGTGATGAGCACGAGCGAGCCGTTCCTGGACGAACTCGACGAGAAGGCGGTCCAGACGATCCACGAACCGGACGAGCACATCCCGCCGAGCACGTCGCGGGTGCTGATGGTCGACGACGACACGCTCCTGCTGGGGATGGTCACCGACCGCGGTGGCGGTGATGAACGGGAGATCGCCCTCTGGAGCGCCGAGACGACCTCCGCGGCCGTACTCATGCGACTGATCGTCGAGTTGTTCCAGACCGATCCGATATCGCTGGGCGGGGCCTAG
- a CDS encoding type I restriction enzyme HsdR N-terminal domain-containing protein, which translates to MDRQEIDEYVRRSQQLIESSPQMDEENTKVKLVQPFLELLGWDLYSTEVSLEYTIPMASGSTHVDYALLVGDSPVVFVEAKPVRSNLTDTEVQQLRSYMRQELGVDWGILTNGKSFEVLTKNRHQNDGEEVSVVQFDLDDLVENPEVLELLTKESIRSGKSDEVAEQVAQTNRAIRRLQENEDQVTESVTEAIESEVGEVTVDLEEQSREFVQNLVSVLREQRHFVSEEPPGETEESETSSEEIEPLRNRVAGKIARNEIKGNDNARLAVFPTKKSGLPFLIENEAWGFVRVGSEFDYIAMYVTGDVRKVRYFAKVKDIVDPDEANLAREPEDYQDGAKISEGKKVIRFEPGSLYELEDPVPYETAYPQSLQYSTIGAFRTADTTDDML; encoded by the coding sequence ATGGATCGTCAAGAGATCGATGAGTACGTACGTCGCAGCCAGCAACTCATCGAATCCTCACCGCAGATGGACGAGGAGAATACGAAAGTCAAACTCGTTCAACCGTTTCTCGAATTACTTGGATGGGATCTCTACTCTACTGAAGTGTCGCTCGAATATACTATACCAATGGCCTCTGGCAGCACTCACGTAGATTATGCACTCCTTGTCGGAGACTCACCTGTAGTCTTTGTCGAAGCAAAGCCGGTTCGATCAAATCTCACTGATACCGAAGTGCAACAGCTTCGGAGTTACATGAGGCAGGAACTCGGCGTTGACTGGGGGATTCTGACGAACGGTAAATCGTTCGAAGTTCTGACCAAGAACCGCCACCAAAATGATGGTGAGGAGGTTTCCGTCGTTCAGTTTGATCTTGATGACCTCGTCGAGAACCCGGAAGTCTTGGAATTGCTGACGAAAGAGTCGATACGCTCCGGGAAGTCTGACGAGGTAGCCGAACAGGTCGCCCAGACGAACCGAGCAATCCGACGCCTGCAAGAAAACGAAGATCAAGTCACTGAATCTGTCACGGAGGCCATCGAGAGTGAGGTGGGTGAGGTAACTGTCGATCTTGAAGAACAGTCTCGCGAGTTTGTGCAAAATCTCGTCTCGGTACTTCGTGAACAGCGCCATTTCGTCAGCGAGGAACCGCCGGGAGAAACGGAAGAATCAGAGACTTCTTCTGAAGAGATTGAGCCGCTAAGGAACCGAGTAGCTGGGAAGATTGCCCGGAATGAAATCAAAGGTAACGACAACGCACGTCTGGCAGTGTTTCCAACAAAAAAATCAGGGCTTCCTTTCCTGATAGAGAACGAAGCGTGGGGATTCGTTCGAGTTGGAAGCGAGTTCGATTACATAGCGATGTACGTTACCGGAGATGTCCGAAAAGTGAGGTATTTCGCGAAGGTGAAAGACATCGTAGATCCTGACGAGGCCAACTTAGCGCGGGAGCCGGAAGACTACCAAGATGGAGCCAAAATCTCAGAAGGCAAGAAAGTAATCAGGTTCGAACCCGGATCGCTCTACGAACTTGAGGATCCAGTCCCGTACGAGACCGCCTATCCACAGTCACTCCAGTATTCTACAATCGGGGCATTCCGGACTGCGGACACAACAGACGATATGCTCTGA
- a CDS encoding ATP-binding protein, with amino-acid sequence MGVEPSVESLSIVFVDEDGRLSSVASVLAELDYPVETTTVEDLVAAADGAFDLAIVLDAPPLNDADEGVDGVENYLDATERLSVPVAIYSIDCDHACLKRAIDAGATVVSTTPDRAELIYRQFRHAAGMETHFQSDPDLLNSLLEYYPHHIFLKDDAGRFEAMSAATAREYGFDREELVGLTDYEVLDPQTARETYEEEQALMDSGEPTVNRIDHWIDEKGRPRWMSITKAPRYDEDGEPIGIVGSSRDVTEEKRQEQMVREVHEASRELVRAESRADIGRVARNLTADIPVFSHIQMALRSDGVLQGVPEESAAADGDLFEQYERYYTRAFEMGDPQYVTAAETNGKSTADDLTAAILPLGEHGALGLSADADVFTDFGIDLAHILASNVEAALDRAERERELERQNERLEEFASIVSHDLRNPLNVASAAAELVDEETESDNVVRIKNALERMDRLIEALLTLARKGKVVGETEFVSVGAAARDAWQVVKSPEATLDVDSSGVVAADRNRLVELFENLFRNAIEHGRSDVTVRVGVRDAGDGFYVSDDGPGVDPEIREQIFEMGYSEDADGTGYGLYIVSTIAEAHGWTIEAGESDEGGARFDVTGAAIESLEESAERNR; translated from the coding sequence ATGGGTGTTGAGCCGTCAGTCGAGTCGTTGTCCATCGTTTTCGTCGACGAAGATGGCCGGCTTTCGTCGGTCGCGTCAGTCCTTGCGGAACTCGACTATCCCGTCGAGACGACCACCGTCGAGGACCTGGTGGCGGCTGCCGATGGAGCGTTCGATCTGGCTATCGTCTTGGACGCGCCCCCGCTGAACGACGCCGACGAAGGCGTCGACGGCGTCGAGAACTACCTTGACGCGACCGAGCGGCTGTCGGTTCCAGTCGCCATCTACTCGATCGACTGCGATCACGCCTGTCTCAAGCGTGCGATCGACGCCGGTGCGACCGTGGTTTCGACGACGCCCGATCGAGCGGAGTTGATCTACCGGCAGTTCAGACACGCCGCCGGAATGGAGACGCACTTCCAGTCCGATCCCGACCTCCTGAACTCGTTGCTGGAGTACTACCCGCATCACATCTTTCTCAAGGACGACGCGGGCCGATTCGAGGCGATGAGTGCGGCAACGGCCCGTGAGTACGGTTTCGACCGCGAGGAACTGGTCGGGCTGACCGATTACGAGGTGCTCGACCCCCAGACCGCCCGCGAGACCTACGAGGAAGAGCAGGCGCTGATGGACAGCGGGGAGCCGACAGTCAACCGGATCGACCACTGGATCGACGAGAAGGGCCGGCCGCGCTGGATGAGTATCACGAAAGCGCCCCGCTACGACGAGGACGGCGAACCGATCGGGATCGTCGGTTCGAGCCGTGACGTCACCGAGGAGAAACGCCAGGAACAGATGGTCCGGGAGGTCCACGAGGCCAGCCGCGAGCTCGTCCGGGCCGAATCGCGGGCCGATATCGGACGGGTCGCACGGAACCTGACGGCCGATATCCCGGTGTTCTCACACATCCAGATGGCCCTGCGATCGGACGGCGTACTGCAGGGCGTCCCCGAAGAGAGTGCGGCCGCCGACGGCGACCTCTTCGAGCAGTACGAGCGGTACTACACGCGGGCGTTCGAGATGGGCGATCCGCAGTACGTCACCGCAGCGGAGACCAACGGAAAGTCGACGGCCGACGACCTGACGGCGGCGATTCTCCCGCTGGGGGAACACGGCGCGCTCGGGCTGTCTGCCGACGCGGACGTGTTCACCGACTTCGGGATCGATCTGGCACACATCCTGGCGTCGAACGTCGAGGCGGCACTCGACCGAGCAGAACGCGAGCGCGAACTCGAACGGCAGAACGAACGGTTGGAGGAGTTCGCGAGCATCGTCAGCCACGACCTGCGCAATCCGCTGAACGTCGCGAGTGCCGCGGCCGAACTCGTCGACGAGGAGACCGAATCGGACAACGTCGTCCGGATCAAGAACGCCCTCGAACGCATGGATCGGCTGATCGAGGCGCTACTCACCCTCGCCCGTAAGGGCAAAGTCGTCGGCGAGACGGAGTTCGTCTCGGTCGGCGCAGCCGCCAGAGACGCCTGGCAGGTCGTCAAATCGCCCGAGGCGACGCTCGATGTCGACTCCTCGGGTGTCGTTGCCGCCGACCGCAATCGACTGGTCGAGTTGTTCGAGAACCTCTTTCGGAACGCGATCGAGCACGGCCGGTCGGACGTGACGGTTCGCGTCGGCGTCCGCGATGCTGGCGACGGCTTTTACGTCTCTGACGACGGCCCTGGAGTCGATCCCGAGATTCGCGAGCAGATCTTCGAGATGGGTTACTCCGAGGACGCCGACGGCACCGGTTACGGGCTGTACATCGTCTCGACGATCGCGGAAGCCCACGGCTGGACGATCGAGGCCGGCGAGAGCGACGAGGGCGGCGCACGGTTCGACGTCACCGGAGCGGCGATCGAGTCGCTCGAAGAATCGGCCGAGCGGAATCGATAG
- the thrC gene encoding threonine synthase has product MTHLQLDEPVPGEADDGVWLTCIECGATFAPFEAVRYTCDDCDGLLEVRYADLPTFEDFDSEAPADGVWRYSAALPFEEGVSLPEGGTPLHEVPRLEDDIGVARLRVKHEGMNPTGSFKDRGMTVGVRVAEEVGVSRLACASTGNTSAALSAYGARAGLETLVLLPAGKVAAGKVAQASLHGARILEVDGNFDRCLDIVQDLADRGEAYLLNSLNPFRLEGQKTIGLEILERFEVDEGTYPDRIVLPVGNAGNTAALYKCFRELVQSGALDEDAVPKLTGVQAEQSAPMVEAIENGWDHVERWDHVETRATAIRIGNPVNAPKALPGIRETGGTAVAVSDEQITAAQRDLAEEGVGVEPASAASIAGLRKLREQGVVDADEQVVCLTTGHLLKDPDAAAEAGSEPEPVPDDTDAVLDRL; this is encoded by the coding sequence ATGACCCACCTGCAACTCGACGAACCCGTCCCAGGGGAGGCCGACGACGGCGTCTGGCTCACCTGTATCGAATGCGGGGCCACGTTCGCCCCCTTCGAGGCGGTCCGCTACACCTGCGACGACTGCGACGGCCTGCTGGAAGTCCGCTACGCCGACCTGCCGACCTTCGAAGACTTCGACTCGGAAGCCCCCGCCGACGGCGTCTGGCGCTACAGCGCCGCCCTGCCCTTCGAGGAAGGTGTCTCGCTGCCCGAAGGCGGGACACCACTGCACGAGGTCCCCCGACTGGAAGACGACATCGGCGTCGCACGCCTCCGGGTGAAACACGAGGGAATGAACCCCACGGGGTCGTTCAAGGATCGCGGCATGACCGTGGGTGTCCGCGTCGCCGAGGAAGTCGGCGTCTCTCGGCTCGCCTGCGCCTCGACGGGCAACACCTCCGCCGCGCTCTCCGCGTACGGTGCTCGCGCCGGACTCGAAACGCTGGTCTTGCTGCCGGCGGGCAAAGTCGCCGCGGGCAAGGTCGCCCAGGCCAGCCTCCACGGCGCACGCATCCTCGAAGTCGACGGCAACTTCGATCGCTGTCTCGACATCGTCCAGGATCTCGCGGATCGAGGCGAGGCCTACCTCCTGAACTCGCTCAACCCCTTCCGCCTGGAGGGCCAGAAGACGATCGGACTGGAGATTCTGGAGCGGTTCGAAGTCGACGAGGGGACCTACCCCGACCGGATCGTCCTTCCCGTAGGCAACGCGGGCAACACCGCCGCGCTGTACAAGTGCTTCCGCGAACTCGTGCAGTCGGGCGCGCTGGACGAGGATGCTGTGCCGAAGCTCACCGGCGTCCAGGCCGAACAGTCGGCACCGATGGTCGAGGCCATCGAGAACGGCTGGGACCACGTCGAGCGCTGGGACCACGTCGAGACTCGCGCGACCGCGATCCGGATCGGCAACCCCGTCAACGCCCCGAAAGCGCTCCCGGGCATCCGCGAGACTGGCGGGACGGCCGTCGCCGTCAGCGACGAGCAGATCACCGCGGCCCAGCGCGACCTCGCCGAGGAAGGCGTCGGCGTCGAACCCGCCTCCGCTGCCTCCATCGCGGGCCTGCGAAAGCTCCGCGAGCAGGGCGTCGTCGACGCGGACGAACAGGTCGTCTGTCTCACGACGGGCCACCTCCTCAAAGACCCCGACGCCGCGGCCGAGGCCGGCAGCGAACCCGAGCCAGTCCCGGACGACACCGACGCCGTACTGGATCGGCTGTGA
- a CDS encoding alpha-amylase family glycosyl hydrolase, with the protein MGQSGNDDVPEWVTRRRLLAATGFAGIGALAGCTGDGGDGTDTPTSTTDGPADGTTTTTTSVPPGELLGPADLPEADIRSSHHPGPPRFTSVGATPLGELLHGEGTNTNLSPLDVELSGVDGDLAPFDPDRDASYSWSVADSPSGSSAGTGDTPVIHFEPDVPGEYTLELDAPDGTHELTVRAFPEESQDDPQPRVTLTAEQDSDQFVLEADAEPSPEGDNTVEDLDVEFYVDDRDTLDGSLSVDGHTATVPVDAVSDTARIHAVAIGDRHSVADYVSLESDGSTAHPNDPPSWVEDSVIYEIFVRRFDDDVTFQTIEDRLDYLDELGVDALWLTPMLESHSHSNPGVPGGPHGYDIKDYFEAADALGSNEDYQSLVDACHERDIKVIFDMVINHTAREHPYFQAAKIGTGTDDAGQEFYRQLYEWEFGSTALTYAYWQGIPVVDYDSLALRSWLLAVIDHWQEVVDGFRCDVAWGVPRSFWKNVRDRVKARDEEFLLLDETVPWHSDFAEAQFDAHFDYGFNETVRAIGRGEEDASAVNDVLDDRDAMGYPDHTTFFNYVENHDMSRFLSIGDKASQMAAGAATFTLPGAPMIYYGQETGVGDQRGTMNWDSIDEDLKAHYENLVSARKSVPELASAADTQPVELDDQPDGVVAYARQGEDGQVLVVLHFESGSATVSLPAGVETTDLLTDSDVADGSGVSVDSAVVLRADDASF; encoded by the coding sequence ATGGGACAGTCTGGCAACGACGACGTTCCCGAGTGGGTGACTCGACGGCGGCTGCTCGCCGCCACCGGATTCGCCGGAATCGGCGCACTCGCCGGGTGTACAGGCGACGGCGGAGACGGAACCGACACGCCGACGTCGACGACCGACGGACCGGCCGACGGGACGACGACCACGACGACGTCGGTCCCCCCGGGAGAGTTGCTCGGGCCAGCGGACCTCCCGGAAGCGGATATCCGCAGTTCTCATCATCCGGGTCCGCCGCGGTTCACCAGCGTCGGCGCGACGCCGCTGGGCGAACTCCTGCACGGCGAAGGGACGAACACCAACCTCTCGCCGCTCGACGTCGAGTTATCAGGCGTCGACGGCGACCTCGCGCCGTTCGATCCCGACAGGGACGCCTCCTACAGCTGGTCGGTCGCCGATTCGCCCTCCGGGTCGAGTGCCGGAACTGGCGACACACCCGTCATCCACTTCGAGCCGGACGTTCCGGGCGAGTACACGCTCGAACTAGACGCGCCTGACGGTACCCACGAACTCACAGTCAGGGCCTTCCCCGAGGAGAGTCAAGACGATCCGCAGCCACGGGTGACGCTCACCGCCGAACAAGACAGTGATCAGTTCGTTCTCGAAGCAGACGCCGAGCCAAGCCCCGAGGGCGACAACACGGTCGAAGATCTCGACGTCGAGTTCTACGTCGACGACCGCGATACCCTCGACGGCTCGCTGTCGGTCGACGGTCACACCGCGACCGTCCCCGTCGACGCCGTTTCCGACACCGCCCGGATCCACGCCGTCGCCATCGGCGACCGCCACAGCGTCGCCGACTACGTCAGCCTGGAGTCGGACGGGTCGACCGCGCATCCGAACGATCCGCCGTCGTGGGTCGAAGATTCCGTCATCTACGAGATCTTCGTCCGGCGCTTCGACGACGACGTGACCTTCCAGACCATCGAGGACCGACTGGACTACCTCGACGAACTGGGGGTCGACGCGCTCTGGCTGACACCGATGCTCGAATCACACAGCCACAGCAATCCCGGCGTGCCCGGCGGCCCGCACGGCTACGACATAAAGGACTACTTCGAGGCCGCCGACGCGCTGGGCAGCAACGAGGACTACCAGTCGCTGGTCGACGCCTGTCACGAGCGGGACATCAAGGTCATCTTCGACATGGTGATCAATCACACCGCGCGCGAGCATCCCTATTTCCAGGCCGCGAAGATCGGGACTGGTACCGACGACGCCGGCCAGGAGTTCTACCGCCAGCTCTACGAGTGGGAGTTCGGCAGCACGGCGCTGACCTACGCCTACTGGCAGGGCATCCCGGTCGTCGACTACGACTCGCTCGCGCTGCGGTCGTGGCTACTTGCCGTGATCGACCACTGGCAGGAAGTCGTCGACGGCTTCCGGTGTGACGTCGCCTGGGGCGTCCCCCGAAGCTTCTGGAAGAACGTCCGCGACCGCGTGAAAGCCCGTGACGAGGAGTTCCTCCTGCTGGACGAAACCGTCCCGTGGCACAGCGACTTCGCCGAAGCCCAATTCGACGCCCACTTCGACTACGGTTTCAACGAGACGGTGCGGGCGATCGGCCGCGGCGAGGAGGACGCGAGCGCCGTCAACGACGTCCTCGACGACCGGGACGCGATGGGCTATCCCGACCACACGACGTTCTTCAACTACGTCGAGAACCACGACATGAGTCGGTTCCTGTCGATCGGCGACAAAGCCTCCCAGATGGCCGCCGGCGCGGCGACGTTCACGCTCCCGGGCGCACCCATGATCTACTACGGTCAGGAGACCGGCGTCGGCGACCAGCGCGGCACGATGAACTGGGACAGCATCGACGAGGACCTCAAGGCCCACTACGAGAACCTCGTGAGTGCCCGCAAGTCGGTTCCTGAACTGGCCTCGGCCGCCGACACCCAGCCGGTCGAACTCGACGACCAGCCCGACGGTGTCGTCGCCTACGCTCGCCAGGGCGAAGACGGCCAGGTCCTGGTCGTGCTACACTTCGAGTCCGGCTCGGCGACCGTCTCACTGCCGGCTGGCGTCGAGACGACCGACCTGCTGACCGACAGCGACGTCGCCGATGGGTCGGGCGTCAGCGTCGACAGCGCGGTCGTCCTGCGAGCCGACGACGCGTCGTTCTAA